One Diceros bicornis minor isolate mBicDic1 chromosome 26, mDicBic1.mat.cur, whole genome shotgun sequence DNA segment encodes these proteins:
- the NPW gene encoding neuropeptide W, whose translation MSTVARGTGVRGPWRGAPASRPLFALLLLLLLLLPLPAGAWYKHVASPRYHTVGRAAGLLMGLRRSPYMWRRTLRAPVGPLAWDTLGLGAPRPGPSARDTLSPGPAVRDALLFPSGVQGLWEARLPVSAPRSPRPNPSRGWAPISGPQRSRPEPSESLPHSHGVRSEPPSPAPTSPKGRHERSLCPRRPRA comes from the exons ATGAGCACCGTGGCGCGGGGCACGGGGGTGCGGGGCCCGTGGCGGGGAGCCCCTGCAAGCCGGCCGCTATTCgcgttgctgctgcttctgctgctacTGCTGCCGCTGCCCGCCGGCGCCTGGTACAAGCACGTGGCGAGTCCCCGCTACCACACGGTGGGCCGCGCCGCGGGCCTGCTCATGGGGCTGCGCCGTTCGCCCTACATGTGGCGCCGCACGTTGCGTGCCCCAGTTGGACCCCTTGCCTGGGACACCCTAGGCCTGGGCGCGCCCCGCCCGGGGCCGTCTGCCAGAGACACCCTCTCCCCGGGACCCGCCGTCCGCGATGCTCTCCTGTTTCCCTCCGGGGTTCAGGGACTGTGGGAGGCGCGACTCCCCGTCAGTGCGCCCCGGAGCCCGCGCCCGAACCCGAGCCGAGGCTGGGCGCCGATTTCTGGACCTCAGCGGAGCAGGCCAG agccttcagagagtctCCCGCACAGTCATGGTGTGCGCAGCGAACCGCCTTCGCCGGCCCCCACCTCGCCGAAGGGCCGTCATGAGCGCAGCCTCTGCCCGCGGCGCCCCCGCGCCTGA